The Puntigrus tetrazona isolate hp1 chromosome 19, ASM1883169v1, whole genome shotgun sequence genome has a segment encoding these proteins:
- the cart4 gene encoding cocaine- and amphetamine-regulated transcript 4: MDSVRAAVYLSLVLSLLCVCRGQVSLDNRLSAQDEQFIKRDLAEALDELLDGDQDNRISVEKKASVIPRCDVGERCAMKHGPRIGRLCDCMRGTACNTFFLRCY, encoded by the exons atggacagcgTGCGCGCGGCGGTTTACCTGAGCCTGGTCCTCTCGCTGCTCTGCGTCTGCAGGGGTCAGGTGTCACTGGACAACCGGCTGAGCGCGCAAGACGAGCAGTTCATTAAAAGAGACCTG GCTGAGGCGCTCGACGAACTTTTGGATGGAGACCAGGACAATCGGATATCTGTGGAGAAAAAGGCTAGCGTCATCCCGAGG TGTGATGTGGGGGAGCGCTGCGCCATGAAGCACGGACCGCGCATCGGGCGACTGTGTGACTGCATGCGAGGGACAGCCTGCAATACTTTCTTCTTGCGCTGCTACTGA